Proteins from a genomic interval of Capsicum annuum cultivar UCD-10X-F1 chromosome 4, UCD10Xv1.1, whole genome shotgun sequence:
- the LOC107868346 gene encoding uncharacterized protein LOC107868346 — translation MESWNAQMMMDKYIYNYLVTKGLHETAEIFAIEANVVNPRNVAIESPEGYLMEWWGGFYDIYNTYQAEKVQRFYEKDTWTTENVGYHIPSDVPTSSPNTLTPVRDISHAEPAFHLMTPEDELSQPMEQIPTMPQQSEGKDEGEVEVDDINFKRTVQMEPNPHPLKKIKLMVSEPSEAGSLYWFQILSGYVLESFVFDLDNTC, via the exons ATGGAGTCATGGAATGCACAAATGAT GATGGACAAGTACATCTATAATTACTTGGTTACAAAGGGGTTGCATGAGACTGCTGAGATATTTGCAATTGAAGCAAATGTTGTAAATCCCAGAAATGTTg CTATCGAATCTCCAGAGGGATATCTCATGGAATGGTGGGGCGGATTTTATGATATATACAATACTTATCAGGCTGAGAAGGTCCAAAGATTTTATGAGAAG gaTACATGGACTACTGAAAATGTGGGATACCATATCCCTTCTGATGTGCCAACATCTTCTCCAAATACTCTCACACCG GTGCGCGATATATCTCATGCAGAGCCGGCGTTCCACCTAATGACACCTGAGGATGAACTGAG CCAACCGATGGAGCAAATTCCAACTATGCCTCAACAGTCGGAGGGCAAA GATGagggagaggtagaggtagatgATATTAACTTCAAACGAACTGTGCAGATGGAACCAAATCCCCATCCCCTTAAAAAGATTAAGCTTATGGTGTCAGAACCTTCTGAAGCAGGTTCGTTGTATTGGTTTCAAATACTTAGCGGTTATGTCTTAGAATCTTTTGTCTTTGATCTTGACAACACATGTTAG